In Poecilia reticulata strain Guanapo linkage group LG17, Guppy_female_1.0+MT, whole genome shotgun sequence, the following proteins share a genomic window:
- the psma8 gene encoding proteasome subunit alpha-type 8 has product MAARYDRAITVFSPDGHLFQVEYAQEAVKKGSTAVGIRGKDIVVLGVEKKSVAKLQEERTVRKICALDEHVCMAFAGLTADARIVINRARVECQSHRLTVEDPVTVEYITRYIATLKQRYTQSNGRRPFGISALIVGFDYDGTPRLYQTDPSGTYHAWKANAIGRSAKTVREFLEKNYTDEAIAGDNEAIKLAIKALLEVVQSGGKNIELAVIRRNQPLKILESKEIETLVAEIEKEKEEEAEKKKQKKST; this is encoded by the exons ATGGCGGCAAGATATGACAGAGCAATTACTGTCTTTTCCCCCGACGGTCATCTCTTTCAAGTAGAGTATGCACAAGAAGCTGTAAAGAAAGGTTCCACCGCA GTTGGAATCAGAGGTAAAGATATTGTCGTTCTTGGCGTGGAGAAGAAATCCGTTGCAAAGTTGCAGGAAGAAAGAACCGTCCGCAAGATCTGTGCACTGGATGAACATGTCTGCATGGCGTTTGCGG gtCTGACGGCAGATGCCCGTATTGTGATAAACAGAGCTCGGGTTGAATGCCAGAGTCACAGGCTAACAGTTGAGGATCCTGTCACAGTGGAGTATATCACAAGATACATTGCTACCCTGAAACAG CGTTATACTCAAAGCAACGGACGCAGGCCATTTGGAATCTCTGCATTAATTGTTGGCTTTGACTACGATGGAACCCCAAGGCTGTATCAGACAGACCCATCGGGGACCTACCATGCTTGGAAG gcAAATGCCATCGGCCGCAGCGCAAAAACGGTGAGGGAGTTTTTGGAGAAGAATTACACAGATGAAGCCATCGCTGGGGACAACGAGGCCATCAAGTTGGCCATCAAAGCTTTGCTTGAG GTTGTCCAGTCAGGAGGAAAGAATATTGAACTTGCTGTTATTAGACGAAATCAGCCACTCAAG ATCTTGGAATCCAAGGAAATTGAGACCCTGGTGGCCGAAatagagaaggaaaaagaagaagaggcagagaagaaaaagcagaaaaaatccACTTAA